From Gammaproteobacteria bacterium, one genomic window encodes:
- a CDS encoding TlpA family protein disulfide reductase codes for MNENKGVERLLQGIVVLLGVLILLDALILWHVTRVERSVAPLRAVAPQSAREGIQPGKKAPPFALKDMKGQTITLAQFAGKPFLLIFASTECGACRRMFPNLSAYHQKHPEQRIVMILAGSERAKEEVVNKYGFDFPILSWDDKVAHAYKVPGTPWFFLLDDKGVVVRSGTANTLEGIEAFVEKK; via the coding sequence ATGAACGAAAACAAAGGTGTGGAGCGCCTGTTGCAAGGCATCGTGGTGTTGTTGGGTGTGCTGATCCTCTTGGACGCGCTCATCCTGTGGCATGTGACTCGGGTAGAGCGAAGCGTGGCTCCGTTGCGCGCCGTCGCACCGCAGTCAGCACGGGAAGGCATCCAACCCGGCAAGAAAGCGCCGCCGTTTGCGCTCAAGGACATGAAGGGTCAGACCATCACCCTGGCGCAGTTCGCGGGGAAACCTTTTTTGTTGATCTTTGCCTCAACCGAGTGTGGAGCCTGCCGGCGCATGTTCCCCAATTTGAGCGCTTATCATCAAAAACACCCCGAACAACGAATCGTGATGATTTTGGCGGGGAGTGAGAGAGCGAAGGAAGAAGTGGTCAACAAGTACGGGTTTGATTTCCCGATTTTGTCGTGGGACGACAAGGTAGCCCATGCTTACAAAGTGCCGGGGACGCCCTGGTTCTTTTTGCTCGACGATAAGGGGGTAGTCGTGCGTTCGGGCACGGCCAATACACTGGAGGGCATCGAGGCTTTCGTTGAGAAGAAATGA